From the Ignavibacteria bacterium genome, one window contains:
- a CDS encoding beta-lactamase family protein, with translation MTSLAVRANSFGHTGFTGTSIWVDRERDLFVIVLTNRTFPTRANTKIRDVRPKLHDAVIQAMK, from the coding sequence ATGACTTCACTCGCGGTTCGTGCAAATTCATTCGGACATACAGGATTTACCGGCACATCAATTTGGGTGGATAGAGAAAGAGATTTGTTTGTTATCGTTTTAACAAACAGAACTTTTCCAACGCGAGCGAATACAAAAATAAGAGACGTGCGGCCTAAATTACACGATGCGGTGATACAGGCGATGAAATAG
- a CDS encoding cyclic nucleotide-binding domain-containing protein, which yields MMYYTGNKLIEKKGGAMRHIAMVNKFLLDKKREESKEILETLSQVDIIRALPPEEMHEILACVELQSFQKNETIFSAGDVGDALYLIRDGTIRIQNNGNVLADLQSGQTFGEMALLSGEVRMASAIALSGSTLMKISKEKFDELMQESPALRNAVEELNAQRLMTNVIAAGKNISDDKWEKIAVDQIHLLTAAERRNLLREHGKGGSKPFAIFLGALMDGIPESIVIGASFVSMATFQFTFLAAVFVANLPEAIGSAIAMKEAGLSHKKILTLWSSLVLCGAIAAVLGNYYLTDANPLLITITEAIAGGGILALVASVMMPEAYEHGGTSVGLATILGFLSAFFFSFI from the coding sequence GTGATGTATTATACGGGGAATAAACTCATAGAGAAAAAAGGGGGAGCGATGCGGCACATTGCAATGGTGAATAAATTTTTGCTCGATAAGAAACGCGAAGAGTCAAAGGAAATATTAGAAACGCTTTCTCAGGTGGATATTATCCGAGCGTTACCGCCGGAAGAAATGCACGAAATATTAGCATGTGTTGAACTGCAATCGTTTCAAAAAAACGAGACAATTTTTTCTGCGGGAGATGTTGGCGATGCGTTGTATTTAATTCGGGATGGAACAATTCGTATCCAAAATAACGGCAATGTGCTTGCAGATTTGCAGAGCGGTCAAACCTTTGGGGAAATGGCGTTGTTAAGCGGAGAGGTGCGAATGGCTTCAGCAATAGCGCTTTCGGGAAGTACGCTCATGAAAATTTCCAAGGAAAAATTTGATGAGTTGATGCAGGAATCTCCAGCGCTTCGCAACGCCGTGGAGGAATTGAACGCACAGCGTTTGATGACGAACGTCATAGCCGCCGGTAAAAATATCAGTGATGACAAATGGGAAAAAATAGCGGTTGACCAAATTCATTTGTTAACTGCTGCCGAGAGGAGAAACTTGTTGCGAGAGCACGGGAAGGGTGGAAGTAAACCTTTTGCAATTTTTCTTGGCGCTTTGATGGATGGAATTCCTGAATCTATTGTTATTGGCGCAAGTTTTGTCTCGATGGCGACATTTCAGTTCACATTTTTAGCCGCTGTATTTGTTGCGAATTTACCCGAAGCAATCGGAAGTGCAATTGCGATGAAGGAAGCAGGATTATCGCACAAGAAAATTCTTACACTCTGGTCTTCGCTGGTGTTATGCGGCGCGATTGCAGCTGTATTAGGAAATTACTATCTCACAGATGCGAATCCTTTACTCATTACCATAACAGAAGCAATTGCCGGCGGAGGTATATTAGCGCTTGTGGCGTCGGTAATGATGCCTGAAGCGTATGAGCACGGTGGAACATCTGTCGGGCTTGCAACCATTCTTGGTTTTTTATCCGCGTTTTTCTTTTCGTTTATATAA
- the hutU gene encoding urocanate hydratase, producing MLTKRNLTSPRGTQLSCKGWIQEAALRMLHNNLDAEVAENPDELIVYGGTGKAARNWECFDAIVRSLKSLENDETLLIQSGKPVGIFRTHENAPRVLISNSMLVPHWATWDEFRRLESLGLTMYGQMTAGSWIYIGSQGILQGTYETFAACAEKYFHGLLAGKLLVTAGLGGMGGAQPLAATMNGAVCLAIEVDKSRIEKRLRTKYVDEMATTLDEALLIVQTARELKEAKSVALLGNAAEILPELAARNIIPDILTDQTSAHDTLNGYVPAHIRYEDALELRKKNPKEYIRRAQESIAEHVEAMLTLRKKGAITFDYGNNIRGEALAFGVKNAFDIPGFVPEYIRPLFCDGKGPFRWAALSGDAEDIYRTDRAVMEMFPENKQLCNWIMKAQKQVAFQGLPARICWLGYGERAKMGKIFNDLVALGEVKAPLVIGRDHLDCGSVASPNRETEKMKDGSDAIADWPILNALLNAVGGASWVSVHHGGGVGIGMSIHAGMVVVADGTQEAEKRLERVLTYDPGMGIIRHVDAGYERAMENAKTMGVKVPMGK from the coding sequence ATGCTTACAAAACGAAACCTCACATCTCCTCGCGGCACACAACTTTCCTGCAAAGGTTGGATTCAAGAAGCCGCGCTGAGAATGTTGCACAATAATCTTGATGCAGAAGTTGCAGAAAATCCCGATGAACTCATCGTGTATGGAGGAACGGGAAAAGCCGCGCGCAATTGGGAATGTTTTGATGCAATTGTTCGCTCACTAAAAAGTTTAGAGAACGATGAAACGCTTCTTATTCAATCGGGAAAACCGGTCGGAATTTTTCGCACGCACGAAAATGCACCGCGCGTTCTCATTTCCAATTCGATGCTCGTTCCGCATTGGGCAACGTGGGATGAATTTCGCCGACTCGAATCGCTCGGCTTGACAATGTATGGACAAATGACTGCGGGCAGTTGGATTTACATCGGCTCGCAAGGAATTTTGCAAGGAACGTACGAAACATTTGCCGCGTGTGCAGAAAAATATTTTCACGGTTTGCTTGCGGGAAAATTACTTGTTACTGCTGGACTTGGCGGAATGGGTGGAGCGCAACCGCTTGCCGCAACGATGAATGGCGCGGTGTGTCTTGCAATCGAAGTGGACAAAAGCAGAATTGAAAAACGTTTGCGCACAAAGTATGTAGATGAAATGGCAACAACACTCGATGAAGCGCTGCTCATTGTGCAAACTGCGCGTGAATTGAAAGAAGCAAAATCCGTTGCGCTACTTGGGAACGCCGCGGAAATTTTACCCGAACTCGCCGCGCGCAATATCATTCCCGACATTCTCACCGACCAAACTTCTGCGCACGATACGCTCAATGGTTACGTTCCCGCGCATATACGATACGAGGATGCGCTCGAACTTCGCAAAAAAAATCCGAAAGAATATATTCGCCGTGCACAAGAATCTATCGCTGAACACGTTGAAGCAATGCTCACGTTGCGAAAGAAAGGTGCGATTACGTTTGATTACGGAAATAATATTCGCGGCGAAGCGTTGGCGTTTGGTGTGAAGAATGCGTTTGATATTCCCGGATTTGTTCCTGAATATATTCGTCCGTTGTTTTGCGATGGAAAAGGTCCGTTTCGTTGGGCAGCATTATCGGGTGATGCGGAAGATATTTATCGAACGGATAGAGCGGTGATGGAAATGTTTCCCGAAAATAAACAACTATGCAACTGGATTATGAAAGCGCAGAAGCAAGTTGCGTTTCAAGGATTGCCAGCGCGTATTTGCTGGCTTGGTTATGGCGAGCGAGCGAAGATGGGAAAAATTTTTAACGACTTGGTTGCGCTTGGTGAAGTGAAAGCACCGCTTGTGATTGGACGCGACCATTTGGATTGCGGAAGTGTTGCGTCGCCGAATCGCGAAACGGAAAAAATGAAAGACGGTAGCGATGCGATTGCTGATTGGCCCATATTAAATGCGTTACTCAATGCAGTTGGCGGCGCGAGTTGGGTAAGTGTTCATCACGGCGGCGGCGTTGGTATCGGAATGAGTATTCACGCGGGAATGGTTGTTGTTGCAGACGGAACACAAGAAGCGGAAAAACGTTTGGAGCGCGTTCTCACTTACGACCCGGGAATGGGAATTATCCGCCACGTTGATGCGGGTTACGAGCGAGCAATGGAGAATGCGAAAACGATGGGTGTGAAAGTGCCGATGGGGAAGTAG
- a CDS encoding type II toxin-antitoxin system RelE/ParE family toxin has translation MAEMVRIKWTPQAENDVEEIGKYIERDSPRYARITVQRLYHSVQRLKRFPLSGRVIPEFHNEQLREVLVDSYRVLYNVNEIFVIVFAVVHQRRDLLNVL, from the coding sequence ATTGCAGAAATGGTTAGAATAAAATGGACTCCGCAAGCAGAAAATGATGTTGAAGAAATCGGAAAATATATTGAACGAGATTCGCCGCGTTATGCTCGCATTACAGTTCAAAGACTTTATCATTCTGTTCAACGACTGAAACGTTTTCCTTTGAGCGGAAGAGTAATTCCCGAATTTCACAATGAACAATTACGTGAAGTATTAGTTGATAGTTACCGTGTGCTTTATAATGTGAATGAAATTTTTGTTATAGTATTCGCCGTGGTTCATCAACGCAGAGATTTATTGAATGTGTTGTAG
- a CDS encoding RidA family protein, translating into MNIKKIFLLLFVISFSSLAFSQKQIITSDKIKAIGPYSPAVLFGNTMYVSGQIGLHPDSIEIDADSIEIEIIQAMENVKTILQQANFDFKDIVSATVYMTDLEDYAKMNKVYRKYFPDKNFPSRTVVEVSRLPRDAAFEISVIAVQNK; encoded by the coding sequence ATGAACATCAAAAAAATATTTTTATTACTTTTTGTCATTTCATTTTCATCGCTTGCGTTTTCGCAAAAACAAATTATCACTTCCGATAAAATAAAAGCGATAGGACCATATTCGCCAGCGGTTCTTTTTGGAAATACGATGTATGTTTCAGGGCAAATAGGTCTTCATCCCGATAGTATCGAGATTGATGCTGATTCGATTGAAATCGAAATTATACAAGCAATGGAAAATGTGAAAACAATTCTTCAGCAGGCAAATTTTGATTTCAAAGATATTGTCAGCGCAACGGTGTATATGACGGATTTGGAAGATTACGCAAAGATGAATAAAGTCTATCGCAAATATTTCCCTGATAAAAATTTTCCATCGCGCACTGTTGTTGAAGTGTCTCGACTTCCTCGCGATGCAGCGTTTGAAATTTCTGTCATTGCGGTACAAAACAAGTAA